The Mucilaginibacter rubeus genomic interval AACAAGTTTGGTTGCACGTTGGTAAGCGCCGTTATATGGCTCCAAAAAGGCGATTTTACCGGTAAGCAAATAACCTCGCTGCCCGGTTTCGGCATCCTTCATCACAGACATAGCCTGCTCCAGCTTTTGGATCACCAATGTACTGTGCTCTACAGCCTTGTTACTATTCAGAAGATTATTTAGTGTAATATAAGATATGATGCCGACTACAAGTAAGGTTATAATAGAAAACCCATAGCCGAGTTGCAGGTTACGGTTAAATTTTAGCTTCATAAGGTAAACCAACGCACGTATAAGTGCGCCCGCTAAAGTTAGGTTTTTACAAAAAAATACCACAAGCATGTTTATCTATGGCAGTCGATAAACGCCCAAGTAACATACATGTTACAATAATTAATACTGACTTAATTTAACCGTGTCGTTGTGCCGGATCATTCGTCACTTTTTGTTACGCATATTTTTATTATCGATAAATACACTCTCGTTTAGCGACTAAAAAAACCGCGAAAATTAATCCATCAGTAAAAATGTCTAACTGAAACTCTGATCTGTCCGGTTCATAGCATCTGTCGTTCCTATATCAATCATGACGATATAATTTTGTTATAACAAACAATCAAAAACAACTGAACAGCATACTTAAAAACGATATTTATCATGGAAAACAAAACAAACTTCAGTCGCCGCCGCTTCCTTAGCATCACCGCCCTAACTGTTGCAGCTGCAGAATTTGGCGGCTTCGGATTATTGAAAGCTGAAACCAGGAATACTGATTCATCTGCGCCACAAAACACTCCTTTTTCCAACAGAAGTTTTGATACCATCAAACAGGTAAAAACCAGCCTGCTTGACATCGGATATGCCGAAAGCGGTCCGGCTAACGGACAACCTGTGATATTACTTCACGGCTGGCCTTATGATATACATAGTTATGTTGAGGTGTCTGCCATACTTGCTAAGGCTGGTTACAGGGTAATAGTTCCTCATTTGCGCGGCCATGGTACAACACAATTCCTTTCGGCACAAACATTCAGAAACGGACAACAGGCCGCATTAGCAACCGATATCATCGAGCTAATGGATGCCTTGAAAATAGATAGCGCGATTATTGGCGGGTTTGACTGGGGCGCTCGCACAGCCGATATCATGGCAGCCTTATGGCCCGAACGTTGTAAAGCCCTGGTATCTGTAAGCGGTTACCTGATAGGCAGCCAGGAAGCAAATAAAAAACCATTACCGCCAAAAGCAGAACTATCATGGTGGTACCAGTTTTATTTTAGCACTGAACGCGGCCGCGCGGGCTATGAAGCCAACAGGCGCGATTTTAACAGGCTGATCTGGGAAACGGCTTCACCTAAATGGAAGTTCAGCGACGCCGAATTTGAGCGCTCAGTTCCAGCTTTTGACAACCCTGATCACGTTGCCATTGTGATACATAATTACCGCTGGCGCCTGGCCCTTGCCGAAGGTGAAGCAAAATACGACGAGCTTGAAAAGAAACTGGCCATGGCCCCTCCTATCACCGTGCCAACGGTAACACTTGAAGGCGACGCCAACGGTGCACCGCATCCTCAACCTGCTGATTACGCCATCAGGTTTAAAGGCAAATATGCACACCACACCATAACCGGTGGTATCGGCCATAATCTTCCGCAGGAAGCCCCTAAAGCTTTTGCTGACGCGATAATTGAAGCCGAAAGCTTTACTAAATAATTCAATACCTCTTAAAATTCCCTAAATAAAATGGAACCAGTAACAGTAATTGATGTAACCAATAACGCGCAGATAGTTGCGGATAAAGTATTATATACAGGCAAAGTAAAAACAACCGGCGGCCGCGAAGGCACCTCAAAAAGCACCGATGGCCGTTTGGATATCAGTCTGTCTACTCCGGGAGGGCAAGGCAGCGGGACTAATCCCGAGCAGCTATTTGCTGCCGGTTGGTCGGCTTGTTTTATTGGTGCTATGAGGCGCAATGCGGCAGGTTTGCAAATCCCGCTTCCGGCTGATACTACCGTTGAAGCAGAAATTGACCTGGCCACAAACGGCGAGGGAAGCAGCCTTGCCTTTAGCCTCCAGGCGCGTTTGAAAGTTTATCTTCCCGGCCTTACAGCAGACCAGGCAAAGGCAGTGGTTGAAGCCGCACACCAAACCTGCCCTTATTCAAAGGCTACACGCGGTAATATCAACGTTTTAATTAATGTTTCTGTCTGATAAGATCGAAACAAGGCTATAAAAACAAACCGGCTGCAATTATACCTTTTCAAAACACGGGGGGTATAACTGCAGCCGGATCGCTTTTTAAAAACAGTCTATTTCACAGCGGGGAAAACCAATAGCGGAATAGTGATACGACCGGCCATTTTTTCACTGTGGCTGCTTTTCAGCAAGCGGTAAACAAAACTATGAGGCCTGTGCACCATTACCAGCATATCCACCTGCCCGTGTTCACAAAGCCAGCTTAAACCAGCTTCAACCTTGCTGTTCCGCACACTGCGATAATATATGTGCGGGTAATTCGCTTTGTTAGATACATGGGTCATGAAATCCGAGATTGTCTTTTTCAACTCGGCGGTGAGTTCTTCACCATCATAAACATGGGTAAGCAAAATTTCGGCACCTAAAATTTTGGCGAGCGGAATCAAATGAAACAAGCTCTGTATATCATTCTCCGGATCAGCAAAATCCGTTGCGAAAGCTATTTTTTTTAAGGGCACAAATTGAGTATCGGGAGAAATAAGCATTAAAGGCCTGGTGGTATTTGCTATCATGTTTTTACAGTGGTTGCCTAATAAAAAGCTACTCATCCCTTCGCCATGAGTACCCATCACTACCAAATCAACCGATTGGCTTTCCGCATAGCTTTCCACAACATCAGTCAAAATTCCCGGTTCATTTTTAATAGTAATTTCGGGGATAAAACCGTTAGTATTAGCCGCCTTTTCCAACTCAGATTTTAAGCACTCAAGGCCGATAGTACTATCCCCTAACAATAATTCAAGATCGTCCATGGGCCATACTACAGTGCCCGCTTGCGGCATCTCGGCAGGTACGATAACCGCATTACATAGTACCATGTTAGCTTTGATCTGTTTGGCAAGTTTATAGCCATATTCAGCAGCATGCTTTGCATTGGCTGAAAAATCGGTGGTAACAAGCAGTGTTTTCATGTTTTGAGTGTTGAATGTTTTACACTACAAAACTGCCTGTTTACAGGGCTAAAAATAATGACCATCGTCATCTATCTACGTGATTAAAAACCCAAAACAAACTGTATAACAATAAAATACCGGGTATTCCTATCAAACAACTTAATCAGATCTATTCGCCCTCATAAATCACACCTGATGACGGCGTTTCTTTCAGTTCTATCTTCTTCAGCCCCGGTAATAAAGGCTTTACTTTTTTCCAGATCCAGGTGGCCAAAAGTTCGGCCGTGGGGTTTTCTAGCCCTTCAATATTATTCAAAAGTGTATGATCAAGCATGCCAATAACTGGTGCTACAATTGCTTTCAAGTCAGAAAAATCCAGAATCCAGCCCTCTTGTTCCAGCACATCGCCGGTAATATAAAGTGTAAGATGATAAGTGTGCCCATGCAAATTACGGCACTTGTGGCCCTCGGGAACATGCGGCAAAAAGTGCGCGGCATCAAATGTAAAGTGTTGGTAAATGATCATAAATAAGTTAACTAAATAAAAGCTGTAAGATTAGGCTAAACCTATTAATGAGTATATGACCAGGATTGCTTAAGTAAGTAACCTTTATCATTGTTTGATACGCATTTTACCCGCTCACATTTTAGCACTGTATGGCAATGACAATAATCAGTAAACAGCCTGCTTACCGTCATGTACCGGACTAAATACCAGCTATAGTTTTGAGCCGTAATTCAAATCCATATATTATGAAAACTTTAAAACTATGTATGTTGGCGTTATGCCTGTTTAGTGCGTTTAACGGCTTAGCCCAACAGAAAAATGAATGGGATATCCGCGTGAGGGCAATAGGCATACTACCCCAGGAAAGCGCCAAAATTGGAGTTATAGGCGGCGATATCAATATAAGCAACGCGTACGTGCCCGAGCTGGATGTTACTTATTTCTTCGCCAAAAACTTCTCGGCCGAACTGATTCTTGGTACATCAAAGCATAAAGTAAAAACGCAGGGATCAAACCTTACAGCTATAGGCGGCAGTTCTTCGGCAGATATTAACCTTGGCAAAGTTTGGTTGCTACCACCCACCCTTACTTTACAATACCATTTGCCAACCGGTACAGCATTTAAACCCTACATAGGCGCGGGTGCAAATTATACCATATTTTATAATGCCGATAAAGGCCCGGTTGTACAGGCAATAAATTATCAAAACAAGTTTTCGTTTGCAACGCAGGCCGGTATTGATTACGACATTACTAAAACCGTATTCCTAAATATTGATGTGAAGAAACTTTTCCTGAATACTAATGCAACCGTAAACGCCGCTAACCTCACACCTGCCGGTAATCAATCACTTGAACCTGTATTGAAACACATTGGTGCGGATGTTAAAATAAGGCCCTGGGTAGTTGGCATTGGAGTTGGATACCGGATAAAGTAATAATTTTCAACACGATACAACAATTTCAAAATAGCCAGGCAGCGATCTCCTGGTTATTTTATGAACACTCAGTTCCGCTTTATGATATCAATCAATAAAAAAGGTGACGAAAGTCATTTTTTTTAAGCGATGTGATCACTACTCTTATGGCATGGAACAAATCAACATAAAACACACCACTCCTCTTCACCAGGAATGGCTGCGGAGGCTTGATTTTTATCATTTTGAGTTATTTCTCATACAAGAGCAGTTGGACGAAGTAACAGAGGGCAGTGCGGATAAGGATCTTTTAAAAAGGGCGGAGCATTTTAAGGCCGTACTAATTGCCCGCAAAAATCATATCGACAAATTAAGAAACCGGATCCGTGAAAACCTGAACCGGTTGGCAGCGGACGCTGCGGATGAAGACTCCGTTGACAAAACTTTAAAAATCTTCGAAGTCTTAAATCAGGAATGTTTAGCGCAACAGCAATCGGTAAACGAATTAAGATCGGAATTTGAACAATTCACTACCGAATGGGCGTAAGATCAGGCCATCTATAAGTAAACTCTTCAGTTTAAAAAATGATCAATATCACTTTTTAAACTGAAGGTGATTATGCTCCACTTTGCATTGGGTACGGATATTTGTTTGCCACATAAAATGGCGATGGGTTTAATATGGAAAGTGCAGCATTACTGAATGCGATCATCGAAAACGCTATTGATGGTATCATAACAATTGATGAAAGAGGGTTGATCGAATCGATCAACCCTTCTGCATGTAAACTATTTCAGTATACCCCTGCCGAAGTAACCGGCAAAAACGTATCCATGCTGATGCCCCCACCAGATAGGAACAATCACGATGAATACATCAACAGGTACCAGAACACCGGGCGGGCACACATTATAGGTATTGGCCGTGAGGTTACGGGATTGCGAAAAGATGGTTCACAATTCCCTTTCCGCCTTGCGGTAAGCGAGGTAAAATACTCGGGGCGCAAAATATACACCGGCTTTATACACGATATCAGCCGCGAAAAGGAAGCAGAAGAACAGCTAAAGGATTATGCGTCACACCTGGAAGATGAGGTACATGAACGTACGCAATCACTCCAACTCTCCGTAAAAGAACTTCAGCAAGCTAAAGAGGAAGTCAGCATTTCGCTCGAAAAAGAAAAAGAGTTAGGACAGTTAAAAAGCCGTTTTGTATCGATGGCATCGCACGAGTTTCGTACTCCTTTAAGTGCTGTGCAACTATCTGCCTCACTCATTGAACGATACGCGGGGCATGTGCAAAGTCAAAACATCAGCAAACACGTCAACAAGATCAAAAACGCGGTAGGCAATCTTACTACTATACTCAATGATTTCCTGTCGCACGAAAAGCTCGAGGCCGGGCGTGTTGAGGCCTCATTAACATCTTTTGACCTGGTAAAGCTGGCAGAAGAGATCACGGAGGAAATGCAGCTGATAGCCAAAAAAGACCAGAACATCATCTATCAGCACACCGGTAGCAACAGCGGGGTTAACCTCGATTTAAACCTGCTCAAAAACTGCATTATCAACCTCATTGCCAACGCCATCAAATACTCTGGCGAAAACACTTTTATAGAGTTTAATACCGAGATTGGAAAAAACGGCTGTATCATTACCGTAAAAGATAACGGTATAGGCATCCCCGAAACCGATCAGAAGCATTTATTTGAAGCTTTCTTCAGGGCACACAACACGGGCAATATTCCCGGCACCGGCTTAGGCTTAAACATTGTTGCCCGCTATGCCCACCTCATGAATGGCAGCGTAGCTTTTAAAAGCAGCGTTAACAAGGGCACCATATTCACCATTTCATTTCCAGAACAATGAGCAAAAAGATACTAATTATTGAAGATAACAACGATATCCGCGAAAACGTGGTTGAGATATTGGAGCTTGCCGGCTACAGCGTATTTGAAGCCAGCAACGGCCGCACCGGGGTCGATCTGGCTTTAAAAAACATCCCGGATGTTATCTTATGCGATATTATGATGCCGGAGTTGGATGGATACGGTGTATTGTATATGCTGAATAAAAACCCGGTCACGGCTGCCATCCCCTTTATATTTTTAACCGCCAAAGCCGAGCGGGTTGACCTGCGCAAAGGCATGGAAATGGGTGCCGACGATTACCTTACCAAGCCGTTTGATGATATGGAACTGCTGAGCGCCGTTGAAAGCCGGCTCAAAAAGAAAGAAGCTCAACAGATCTTTTACAGCCGCTCTCTCGATAATTTAAACCAGCTGTTATCTAAAAACAAAGGTCTGGCCGAATTAAAGCGAATCATTGAAGAACGGCGCGCCCGTCAGTTCAAGAAAAACCAGGTAATTTATTATGAGGGCGATAAAGGTAACGGCCTTTACCTGGTAATAAAAGGAAGGATAAAAACTGTAAAAATGGCCGAGGATGGCCGTGAGCTGATGACCGGAATTTATACCACCGACGAATACCTGGGCATTCATTCCCTGCTATCAAACGAAACCTATAGCGAAACGGCCACAGCACTGGAAGATAGTTTACTATGCCTTATCCCTAAAGACCAGCTGGATGAGCTATTGAATTTATACCCCGAGGTTGGACGCGAATTTATCAGGCTGCTTGCCAACAACATCCGTGATAAGGAAGAACAGTTGCTGCAACTTGCCTATCACTCCGTCAGAAAAAGAATGGCCGAAGCCATGCTGCGCCTCCATAAACAATATACCAGCGCTATCGACAGCTTTAAAATATCAAGGGAAGATTTAGCCGCTATGGCAGGCATGGCTACAGAAACGGTTAGCAGAACGCTATCCGATTTTAAAGACGAGGGCCTGATAGATAAAAAAGGCAGCGTGATCACCATCCTTGATATCAACAAGCTATCAAAGATGAGAAACTGACCAGCATCACTTTTTCTGCTGATGAGGCTCATTCCGCATGCGCGTATCCAAGCCTAATTTTACGCTTGATAAATCATTGCAAATGAAAGCGGTAGCATACAGTATCAAACCTTTTGAAAAGGAGTTTCTGGCAAAAGCCAATCAAAAAAAACACGACATTACTTTAATATCCAACGCCCTCGGCCCAGATACAGCCGTGTTTGCCGAGGGTAAAGATGCCGTAATTGTTTTTACCAATGATGACGTGTCGGCCCCGGTAATTGAAAAGCTTGCCGGCTTTGGTGTAAAGCTCATCATCACCCGCTCAACCGGCACCGATCATATTGATAAACAAGTAGCGGCTGCATATGGCATCAGTGTATCAAATATCCCGTCCTATTCGCCGCAGGCTATAGCTGAGCACGCGGTAGCCCTTGCATTCGCGCTAAACCGGCAAATCATCAGGGCTGATGAGCACAGTCATCATTTTGATTTCAGAAATGATGAGTTGATGGGATTTAACTTTTCAGGAAAAACAGTGGGGCTAATTGGCCTTGGCAATACGGGCAAAGCTGCAGCGAAGATCTTTGACGGCCTTGGCTGCAATGTAATTGCTTATGATCCGGCATTCCCCGCAGACGCTCCCAATATAAAACCCGTTGCTTTGGATGAACTGCTTGCCACTGCTGATATCATTTCGCTTCATTTACCGCTTACGCCAGGCACCAAACACTTCATCAAAAACGAAACCATCAGCCTCATGAAAAACGGGGTAATGCTGATCAACACTTCAAGAGGTGCGCTCATCCGTACTACCGATGTTATAGCGGCCCTAAAAAGTGGCAAGATTGGCTATCTGGGTTTGGATGTTTATGAATTTGAAAAGGGTTTATTTTTTGAGGATCATGAAGATGATCTTATTAAAGATCCTTTACTGCATAGCTTATTAAATTATCCCAACGTGCTGGTTACGCCGCACCAGGCCTATTTAACCAAAGAAGCCCTGCAGGAAATAGCAGACCAAACCATCCGCAACCTTGATCAGTGGCGGCAGAACAAGTGTTCCGGCGAAGCCTGTGTATGCGCCAACAGTTGCCGGAATAATACCATCCACTCAACGCTTTAAGATTTCAGATCATGGAACAATCACTTACAGCCAAATACAATGTGGCTGCTCCCCGCTACACCAGTTACCCAACCATGCCTTATTGGGATACCGATGTATTTAGTAATGACGAATGGGTAAAAACGGTAAAACGCTCCTTTATAGAAAGTAACACGCGGGATGGTATCAGTATATACATCCACTTACCTTTTTGCGAAAACCTGTGCACATACTGCGGCTGCAATACACGTATCACCAAAAATCACCGGGTTGAGGAACCGTACATTAAAGCCTTGCTACTGGAATGGGCTATGTACAAGAACATCTTTGGTAAGAAGCCCCTCATCCGCGAAATTCATCTTGGCGGCGGTACTCCCACATTCTTTAGTCCGGCAAATCTTAAAGCGCTGATCAGCGCTATTTTGCTTAATGCAGATATCCATCCGGATGCAAACTTTAGCTTTGAAGCTCATCCGGCCAATACTACGGTTGATCATTTACAGGTTTTGTATGATCTTGGTTTCCGAAGGTTGAGCCTGGGCCTCCAGGATTTCGACCCTAAAGTTCAGTTTATCATCAACCGCCATCAAACCATAGAACAGATTCAAGCTGTTACCGGCCAGGCACGCCGTATTGGTTATACATCAATCAACTATGATCTTATTTACGGCTTGCCCTTGCAAACCTTACCCGGTTTAGCAGAAACTATGCAACAGGTTGCCGGATTAATGCCCGACAGAATAGCTTTTTACAGCTACGCGCACGTACCATGGATAAAACCCGGCCAGCGCCGGTTTACAGAAAAAGACTTGCCCGATGCAAAGCTTAAGGCTAAGTTATATGAGGTAGGCCGGTCTCTGCTAAAACACTACGGCTACATTGAAATAGGTATGGATCATTTTGCCCTCCCGGGCGATGAATTGCTTTTGGCTGAACAAAACGGTAACCTCCACCGTAATTTTATGGGATATACCCATCAGCACACACAGCTATTGATTGGTTTAGGGGTATCCTCTATTAGCGATTCGCAATATGCTTTCGCCCAAAACGTAAAAACAGTTGAGGAATACCTGGGGCTTGTAAAAAATGGCGAGCTACCAGTTTTTAAAGGTCATATCTTAACCAATGATGATATGATCATCCGCAGGCATATTCAGGATATCATGTGTACAGGCCAAACCACCTGGAACCATCATACAGAACCCTGTGAGCCGTTGCTTGAAGGCATTGAACGCCTGCAACCCTTAGCCGACGATGGACTGATAGAACTCAACTCATGGGGCTTGAAGGTTACTCCAACAGGCAAGAACTTTTTACGCAATATTTGTATGGCTATTGATGCCCGGCTATGGGCAAATAAACCTGCTACGCAGTTATTTAGTATGGCGATATGATTATTCTAAAAAGCTACAATTGATGGTAATTTAAAGACCGGCCATCTCCAGCACGTCATTGCTTCGTACCTCGCAATGACGCTTTTTTGTGTATAAATAATTCCTTAAA includes:
- a CDS encoding alpha/beta fold hydrolase — protein: MENKTNFSRRRFLSITALTVAAAEFGGFGLLKAETRNTDSSAPQNTPFSNRSFDTIKQVKTSLLDIGYAESGPANGQPVILLHGWPYDIHSYVEVSAILAKAGYRVIVPHLRGHGTTQFLSAQTFRNGQQAALATDIIELMDALKIDSAIIGGFDWGARTADIMAALWPERCKALVSVSGYLIGSQEANKKPLPPKAELSWWYQFYFSTERGRAGYEANRRDFNRLIWETASPKWKFSDAEFERSVPAFDNPDHVAIVIHNYRWRLALAEGEAKYDELEKKLAMAPPITVPTVTLEGDANGAPHPQPADYAIRFKGKYAHHTITGGIGHNLPQEAPKAFADAIIEAESFTK
- a CDS encoding organic hydroperoxide resistance protein, whose product is MEPVTVIDVTNNAQIVADKVLYTGKVKTTGGREGTSKSTDGRLDISLSTPGGQGSGTNPEQLFAAGWSACFIGAMRRNAAGLQIPLPADTTVEAEIDLATNGEGSSLAFSLQARLKVYLPGLTADQAKAVVEAAHQTCPYSKATRGNINVLINVSV
- a CDS encoding universal stress protein, which translates into the protein MKTLLVTTDFSANAKHAAEYGYKLAKQIKANMVLCNAVIVPAEMPQAGTVVWPMDDLELLLGDSTIGLECLKSELEKAANTNGFIPEITIKNEPGILTDVVESYAESQSVDLVVMGTHGEGMSSFLLGNHCKNMIANTTRPLMLISPDTQFVPLKKIAFATDFADPENDIQSLFHLIPLAKILGAEILLTHVYDGEELTAELKKTISDFMTHVSNKANYPHIYYRSVRNSKVEAGLSWLCEHGQVDMLVMVHRPHSFVYRLLKSSHSEKMAGRITIPLLVFPAVK
- the queD gene encoding 6-carboxytetrahydropterin synthase QueD, whose amino-acid sequence is MIIYQHFTFDAAHFLPHVPEGHKCRNLHGHTYHLTLYITGDVLEQEGWILDFSDLKAIVAPVIGMLDHTLLNNIEGLENPTAELLATWIWKKVKPLLPGLKKIELKETPSSGVIYEGE
- a CDS encoding OmpW/AlkL family protein; its protein translation is MKTLKLCMLALCLFSAFNGLAQQKNEWDIRVRAIGILPQESAKIGVIGGDINISNAYVPELDVTYFFAKNFSAELILGTSKHKVKTQGSNLTAIGGSSSADINLGKVWLLPPTLTLQYHLPTGTAFKPYIGAGANYTIFYNADKGPVVQAINYQNKFSFATQAGIDYDITKTVFLNIDVKKLFLNTNATVNAANLTPAGNQSLEPVLKHIGADVKIRPWVVGIGVGYRIK
- a CDS encoding PAS domain-containing sensor histidine kinase, which encodes MESAALLNAIIENAIDGIITIDERGLIESINPSACKLFQYTPAEVTGKNVSMLMPPPDRNNHDEYINRYQNTGRAHIIGIGREVTGLRKDGSQFPFRLAVSEVKYSGRKIYTGFIHDISREKEAEEQLKDYASHLEDEVHERTQSLQLSVKELQQAKEEVSISLEKEKELGQLKSRFVSMASHEFRTPLSAVQLSASLIERYAGHVQSQNISKHVNKIKNAVGNLTTILNDFLSHEKLEAGRVEASLTSFDLVKLAEEITEEMQLIAKKDQNIIYQHTGSNSGVNLDLNLLKNCIINLIANAIKYSGENTFIEFNTEIGKNGCIITVKDNGIGIPETDQKHLFEAFFRAHNTGNIPGTGLGLNIVARYAHLMNGSVAFKSSVNKGTIFTISFPEQ
- a CDS encoding response regulator, coding for MSKKILIIEDNNDIRENVVEILELAGYSVFEASNGRTGVDLALKNIPDVILCDIMMPELDGYGVLYMLNKNPVTAAIPFIFLTAKAERVDLRKGMEMGADDYLTKPFDDMELLSAVESRLKKKEAQQIFYSRSLDNLNQLLSKNKGLAELKRIIEERRARQFKKNQVIYYEGDKGNGLYLVIKGRIKTVKMAEDGRELMTGIYTTDEYLGIHSLLSNETYSETATALEDSLLCLIPKDQLDELLNLYPEVGREFIRLLANNIRDKEEQLLQLAYHSVRKRMAEAMLRLHKQYTSAIDSFKISREDLAAMAGMATETVSRTLSDFKDEGLIDKKGSVITILDINKLSKMRN
- a CDS encoding 2-hydroxyacid dehydrogenase, with product MKAVAYSIKPFEKEFLAKANQKKHDITLISNALGPDTAVFAEGKDAVIVFTNDDVSAPVIEKLAGFGVKLIITRSTGTDHIDKQVAAAYGISVSNIPSYSPQAIAEHAVALAFALNRQIIRADEHSHHFDFRNDELMGFNFSGKTVGLIGLGNTGKAAAKIFDGLGCNVIAYDPAFPADAPNIKPVALDELLATADIISLHLPLTPGTKHFIKNETISLMKNGVMLINTSRGALIRTTDVIAALKSGKIGYLGLDVYEFEKGLFFEDHEDDLIKDPLLHSLLNYPNVLVTPHQAYLTKEALQEIADQTIRNLDQWRQNKCSGEACVCANSCRNNTIHSTL
- the hemN gene encoding oxygen-independent coproporphyrinogen III oxidase, with the protein product MEQSLTAKYNVAAPRYTSYPTMPYWDTDVFSNDEWVKTVKRSFIESNTRDGISIYIHLPFCENLCTYCGCNTRITKNHRVEEPYIKALLLEWAMYKNIFGKKPLIREIHLGGGTPTFFSPANLKALISAILLNADIHPDANFSFEAHPANTTVDHLQVLYDLGFRRLSLGLQDFDPKVQFIINRHQTIEQIQAVTGQARRIGYTSINYDLIYGLPLQTLPGLAETMQQVAGLMPDRIAFYSYAHVPWIKPGQRRFTEKDLPDAKLKAKLYEVGRSLLKHYGYIEIGMDHFALPGDELLLAEQNGNLHRNFMGYTHQHTQLLIGLGVSSISDSQYAFAQNVKTVEEYLGLVKNGELPVFKGHILTNDDMIIRRHIQDIMCTGQTTWNHHTEPCEPLLEGIERLQPLADDGLIELNSWGLKVTPTGKNFLRNICMAIDARLWANKPATQLFSMAI